One Rhinolophus ferrumequinum isolate MPI-CBG mRhiFer1 chromosome 10, mRhiFer1_v1.p, whole genome shotgun sequence genomic window, CTCCTGCACGCGGTTCACAAAATGTGCGGCCTGGGTCGCGTGGAGGAGCGGAGGGGATTGGAAAGGCAAACCCCCGCGGCGGGCCGAGGGGGCGAGGATGTCTGTTATTCGTTCGACTCCGACGCACCCCTGGCAAGGCTAGGGGGACAGGCTCCGCCAGCCAAAGCGGGGACGGCGGTGGCCGGGAGCTCCTCCAGCGCGTCTAGAAGCACTCCCGAGTGTGGGGTCAGAGGAGGGCGGGTTCCTAGGCAGCCACAGCACACTGCCCAGCACCCGCGCGCTGAGCCCGCCTCCCCTGAAGCCTGCGCAGTAGCGCCCCAGCCTTTTTAAAGCAGTAGCGGGGGCCGCGGTCACGTGGGGTGAATTCCTGGAAAGTTCCTGGAAAGCGGCCTCCGCAGCAGCGGGGCGGGGCGCATGGGGAGCGCGGACCCGGCCGGGAGGCGGGGAGCGAGGGAGGCGCGACCGGCTGGGAAGTCGCGCGCACACTTCGCTCCGGGGACAGACATTTAACTCTTGCCAAGTCTCGCCGCCGCAGCGGCTCGCGAGCCTTGGGCTTCCCTTGAAGCATGAGCCTCCTTGCCCGCCGCCACCGGCGTTGCGCGGGCCGCGGACAGTGTGCACCGGGGCCCCGGGCGCACAGCCTCAGGATCCCCTGTGCCTGCAGTCCGGTTGCCGGAGGAAGTCGGGCGGGGGCTGGCTGCAGGTACTGGTCAGAGGAGCCCGAAGGCTCCGCCCCAGGAGGGTCGCTGGGGAGGGCAACGGGGCGCGGCCGCGGGCGGCGGGCGGCCTTGGCTTCCATACTTTAGAGCCGCTGGGGGAGAGGATGAGCCGCGGTTCTGCCTCGCGGCTAGGCGCTACTGCCGGCTTTCTCCGGTTCCTTCCCGGCGTCGGGAAGTctctggagttttttttttttttccctcctaaacTGCCATCCAAATTAATAATCCTCCTAATAACCTGATCTCCCGCTCCTCCCCACCCGCCTGCCTCCCGTCCTGGCTCCTTactcctccctctgtccttcccacCTCCTTGGTCGCAGCCGGAGGGAAACTCAACAGCTGCCGGGGGTTGGGGGTGTCCGAGCCCGGAAGGGGGTATCGGAGCCTGGGGTGTCTAGGCGATGATCCCCGgagcttttgtttgtcttctgCTCTGAGAACTCCGGTTGCTGCCGTCGCTGAGCGCCGGGCTCGTCGCATCCCCAGCCACCTCATTCCCAAATTAAAAGTCAACAGGGGAAACTCGAGCAGACACCTCTCCTCTCCCGGATCCCTCCCGTCTCCCCCGCCCCAGGTCCGCAGGGGTGACTGCCGGGTGCGGAGGCGGCAGCCGAGGCCGAGGTAAGGGCTCGGTGTTCGTTGTCTTGAACGTCCCGTGGCTCTTGCCGCCGCCTGCTCGGCCCCGGCCCGGGTCGGGGCTCCGAACCCCCGCGAGGGTTGCGCGCTCGGGCCGATTCTTCGACAGCGCCCGCGGCGACAACAGCAGCGGCCGCCGCCGCCCGGTCCCGGGAGCCGCCGCCACAGCGCTCTgcggcacccccacccccccaccccagccccaagcGGACACTGGGAagagggggggaggggagcgaGACAGCCTCTGGGCCCGGGATGCAGCAGCTCGCGCAGCTGGCGGCCCGGGTCCTGGGAGCCCCGCTGCGCTATAGGGCGGGGAACCAGGTTTGTGCCGGGTGCTTCCTCCCGGGGCTCCCCGGGCCGTGCGGAGTGTGCGATAGGAGTGCCAATTTGGGGAtctctcctgttctttcctttAAACAATTTTTTCCACTTGTCCTTGACTAGGGCCTATTTACACCGTGCCTGCAGGTGACTCTTTGCTGTGCTTGTACACTAGACTGTGATTTCAGCGAGCAGCCCCGGGAGGGAAGACACCCAGTCCCCACCCTCATCCTGTCCCCTCTCACGGCCCCCTCCCGCTCTCCAACTCTGGCGTCTCTGATCCCTACTCTCTCTTTATCCTCCTGTCTCTAGAGCTGGGCCAGGGCAATAATTGAATGCTTGGGGTTAAATGGTGCGGGAGCATAGACACAGAGGAGTCCACCGGATTTTCCATGTCTGTGTCTCCCTACCCACACCCCAGCCAGGGGTCCAGTTCGGACTGACCCAACCCCACACTTTCTCTTTGCAGGCAAACTGTGGGTGACCGCGCTTGTGGGGGACTTTGCCATCCGTTCACTGGGACCTGGGAAGGAAGAACCAgcagctccccacccccctctcctCCACCACCATTTTGGATACTCCGCAGGGACGCGTTTTGGGGTTCCCACTGACTTCCAGGAAGGACGCGTGCCCCTCTCTGACCCCCAGCTCGGGTGGCCACCTGTCTTTGCCGCGGTGACCCTTCTCCCATGACCCTGCGGTGCCTCGAGCCCTCCGGGAATGGCGCGGAAGGGACGCGGAGCCAGTGGGGGACCGCGGGGTCGGCGGAGGAGCCGTCCCCGGAGTCGGCGCGTCTGGCGAAGGCCTTGCGGGAGCTGAGTCAAACAGGTAGGGAGCAGAACCGCCGGAACGCGTGCGAGAGGGGGCGCCTCCCCAAAGACGCTGCCGGGGGCTGTGCTGGCGGGGAGCGCAGCTGGGAACTGGGAGCGAGATGGGAAGCAAAGAATGGGATGAAAAAACGTCCCCTCGCAGCCAGTCCCCGCCTCAGGGCGGGAGACCGCAGAGAGGATGCCCGCAAGGCCCGCGATCCTTGGGAATGCGAAAGGAAAGTGATTCTCGAGACAGAggcctgggggagggcagagccCTAGAAGGGCTCCTTGGAAATTGCCCTTAGGGCGTTGGAACCCTGATTATTTTCCGCGCTACTCAGGGGTCGTCACTCGGGCTCGAACCCTAGCAGGAGAAAGTGCCTGGCGCCTCCCTTTCCTCGGAGTGCGAAGCGGCGAGTGGGTGCATCGCTGCCCGCAGCTTCAGCTGCAAGCGGCTCCCGGGCGGTGCAGCCGCTGCAGCCGGGAATCTTGGCGGCCAAATCGAGGGACCGACAGATTGCGGCGCAGGCGGCTGCCGCGGAACCCGGAGGAGCGCGGACCGCGAAGCCCCCACCGAACGCGCCCTTCAGGGGCGGCGCGCCCAGGGTCTTGCGGGTTTCAAGTGCAGTCCTGCGCTTCGCGCGGCTCGCTTTCGTCTCTCGGCtgctgaaagaagaaaagggcgggggggggggattATGGCAAAGCATGAAGGCTTTCAAAATATGGATCCTAATAGCTTACGTTTGGGGCAAAGTTGAAGTTTTGGTAGCGCTAGTGAGAGAGGAAAGTTCCTTCCCTTGGGGTTGAGGTCTTTTGGTGCGGGCCAAGGGTCTTTCCCTCAGCGGAGGGATCAGCAGGTTCCGGAATCGGAGcaattttggggtgggggtggggtagcaTGTTGTTCAAATTTCTTAAATGCGGAATGTCtctaagtcatttttaaaaacggGATGGGCCCGGGAGATGGTGAGGGCAGATGAAATCGAGAATGCTGGGGAGACCGACGGTTGAAATTGGATTTGGATTAAGGCAAAGTCCAAAAATTGTAAACTTGACGTACTAATTATCAACTGAGGTTTCGCTCATTTCTCAGTGACTGATAAGGTCGTTGTAATCGGAGCAGCAAACAGAAGCTATTGTATTAGAACTGCATTTTTGAGACAAGTAAATAATAGTGCTTTCCAGGGCTTTGTACAGAGAGATGCAGCCATTGACAGGGAGTCGGAGGGTGGGGTGGACTCCCACCATACAAAAAGTTGCTTCTGTTTTTACTCTTGGAATTACTGGAGTTGGGTTTTCCACTTTTTTAAGGGCATcgcttttatttctaatttctgattcttttctaatttactttAAGTATTTGATTTCACCTGAGTGGTGCTGGAAGCATCATGCTTTGTCATAttgcaaatattcttttgtttCGTTAGGAGAAAAATCTTAAGATACTTTAAAGAACAGCTACaaaaagttaccttttttttttaaaaaggaaaactggcTCACAGTTTgtgttcataaaataaaatggaccTACGTTTTCATTAAATTTCTACCCAATGTATTTGTGGTAGCCTTTGGTAAACTTTAATTCACACACtttttagaactaaaaaaaatgtTGTCAAGTACTTGCcccatttaaaacattctttctAATAACAATTttaccctcttttcttttttctttttgaacaaaAACCCCAGGTTGGTACTGGGGAAGTATGACTGTTAATGAAgccaaagagaaattaaaagaggCACCAGAAGGAACTTTCTTGATTAGAGATAGTTCGCATTCAGACTACCTACTAACAATATCTGTTAAAACGTCAGCTGGACCAACTAATCTGCGAATCGAATACCACGATGGGAAATTCAGGTTGGACTCTATCATATGTGTCAAGTCCAAGCTGAAACAGTTTGACAGTGTGGTTCATCTGATCGACTACTACGTTCAGATGTGCAAGGATAAGCGCACGGGCCCAGAAGCCCCCCGGAACGGCACTGTTCACCTTTATCTGACCAAACCGCTCTACGCTTCAGCTCCACCTCTGCAGCATCTCTGTAGACTCACCATTAACAAATGTACGGCTACCATCTGGGGACTGCCTTTACCAACAAGACTAAAAGATTACTTGGAAGAATATAAATTCCAGGTAtaagtgtttctctttttctaaacatGCCTCACATAGAGTATCTCCGAATGCAGCTATATAAGAGAGAACCAAAACTTGAGTGACTGCTCTGGATAACTACGGAATTCTAAGAACAGCTGAAGTCAATCTAATTTAAATGTGTGATGAGGTAGCTAGGTATTTAAAGTTCCCTCCAATATTTTCACCTGAGTAATGCTTCCCTTCCTAAGGCTGACCAAGACTAGTTGATccttttaagttaaaaatcaaatatccCAAGTAAAGGCTGATGTAACATTTTATCAGAATGCCTTGCCTATCTGAGGTTCCTTTCTTTTTGGTAGAAGGTCTAGTAGTAGAGAACTCAACATACGTAGGAGTATGTAGGAATAGGTAGGAATACTGAAGAAGGGGGAGGAAACTGACACAGGCTTAacttcaattttatatatgtgcctggtgatcagtctattttaggccattttatattttgcattctGACGTAGCTAGGGGTTTTATTGGACAGATATGCTTGtatttatccttcattttatGCAATTAACCAAATCAACCAAAAAAGTGACCATGAAAtcctgtatttgtctttttactacACGTATGAACTCTCCCACGTGAATGAGTACTGTAGTAATCCATTTCAAAGGGAGCCttacttcagaaatatttcaaactgGTGCAAACAGAAAagacttttgtcttttcctttaagGCTAAAGACAAGAATGTCATGCTCTACAGGTGCCACTCAATCCCTGTTAATAAAACCATGTAGATACAGACATTTTACCCTTTGAAGTAGCTGTGTCCCAACCTGTTGCCATGGATTTTTTGGAAATGGCTTTAGAAATTTCCAAGTCGTCCTTGAATTGTCTAACCATGGCCATCAGTAGTTGTCTCCCTTCTACCATGTAGAAAACTTTGACTTAATTTTCTTCCAGCTGTAGGGGGATACCTGcctgtttttcaaagtgtttatTTACTGCTGTTACTATTTGATtagaatgtattaaataaaaatacctgaCTTTTACAAGTTGCACTTATTACTTTGAATCATAGAGAGCATGCGCTGTCATGGTAATAGAGGGTTGCCATAAAAACTTACGTCACGTGGAGCCAAATATACAACAAGAGGTAGAGCATTACTTGCCCTTCTCTGAAGTTATGGGTCATACTTCCCCTTTGCATTTTGGAAAGCGTGCTTTAGAAACTACAAGAATTGCCAAGTTGAATAGGCATAACACTCATGCCCTTTGTATTTCCAAAAATATGgtttagaaactataaaaattgtgACACATCTGAGTCTTGCTGGTTGAGTAGgcataatacaaaataaaaactaaaagttttATGGCGATTTATGTTTTGCCTCAAAGTCTCATGACTGTTGCAAATGCACCATCTTTTCTGGAGTCCAGACGTTATTCATTTgccaccttaaaaaaaatttccctgtGTAGCTACATATGATGGTGTGTCATCGGGAAGATGGACCAAGTATATCATATGTGTGCCCCAAGTGAGCTGTGCTCAGAAGCATATAATTTGTGCTTATAAATTACAGGAAAACCTGCTTATCTCAAGCTCTTGAAAAATGGTTTTGTGCCTAGAAAGAAGACAACTCTGTAAAGACAACTATGTGGAAGATTGCTAGGTGTCCCTTAGGAAGAATTTGTAGTCTAAAATTTAAAGAAGAGCTATCCTTTTAGGGTATATGATCGGATGATACCCTTTCCACTAAGCTGTTTAGGTTCTGTGCATTATTGACCCTTTTTCTCCACCGACAACCGTTGTCTAGTGTGGAATGTTTGATTCTCTGGCAAAAGTCCCACATGGCTAGTGCCAAGGGGCTTTGTGGAATTTCTTAAggtcttttgcatttctgttcTCAGTGTTTCAAACACTCTGCAGTTTCTCTGCAGTTATTAAGAGTTGCATGCCCTGGTGGGGTATGAGTACCCGAGGGACTGGAAAGTTCAGCATTATTGCTAGCAAGTGACTAATTGTGAGAAAACCAGAGGACAGCAAAGACATCTCTGGGAGGGTGCTGGGGAACTGTTGCCTTACATTTTGGTCTTTCCTATTCCAAGTAAGTTGATAAGCGTCAggagactctctctctctctctctctctctctctctctctctctctctctctctctgtctctccctctctctctccctgcaattactaatatttatttattgagatcTTGTGTGCCAGGCTCACTCACTACTTTAcatgcattagctcatttaatcctgacacaGACCGAATGAGCAAAATACAGGGATCACAGGAGATAAGCACATCTCCTAATTTGTGAGTGAGGAGGCATTCCAGGAATATCCGAGCCCTTTTTAGGCCTGGAGAGGAATTACCGAAGAGCTGATTGCTGCTATTTCTACATTGATTCACATGAACAAGTTAGAGCAGGCTATAGAAGGAACCCTCAGCACTTTTATTGTTGCCTCAACTAGCAACCAGAAAAATATAGGTACCTTAATGAACGCTGTGCTCTGTGGAACTGCAGTCAGCTGGGCCCGCTGGTTTTATCCTGGTGTGGGAGTGGGTCAGGAGGGGGTTCACTGTTTCACTTGGTGGCTGGTAAATGATGCCAGTTACCAATTATCTGCCTCATTTATGGACGGTTGCACAAAAAAGTTAAGTTGTACGCTTGTCTAAATTATCTTCAACAGAGCTAGGAAAAATATCCAGAGTTATCTCCCTTTGCAGGGCAGTTTGGGACATTAGTGAGGATATGGATTATTGTTGCCATTGTTGAAGAATATCATATTTGGGACTTATATGTCCCCACAAACTTAAAATACTTTGATCTGAGTTTCCACTGGGAGCAGAGTTGAGGCCCTGAAGTTTTTCGTTCCATTCCAGTGGGCGCTGGGGAGAACTGCTTTTTGGTTTCTGGACAGTTCAGTTTATGAGCCGAGAGTTCTTTTTTTGGCGTGTCAGTAAGAAGGTCTTGACTTCATAGTAATTATGTAATCCAAATAGGTAACAGAATGGGACAGTTGTTTGGGAGTGTTTATTTTCTTGGGAAGGATTTTCTCTGCTTTTAGAAAATTGTACCCTGGTAGGAGGGTAGGAGACAGAGACGTCATCAAATAATCCACTGGGTGGAATGTCCTGAGAGCAGCCGTGCCCTGCGCAGTGTGGGTGTGGGCACAGGCTGGAAGGGGGTGAGTGGCTGTGGTTACATCGAACAGCTGGGCTGAGGCCTCGCTTGTCTCCCAGTGGTCGTTTCTAGTCTTTGGCGCAAAAAAAGTGTTGTCATTCCTTCGAGGCCTTTCCTTTACTAAGAGGCCTGTCTTCTCTCCCTGTTTTAACTTCCTAGAATTTTAAAGCTTGAAACCACTTTTCAGGTCACGTATTTTAGTTTCGTTCTTTTACTGAAGAAGATTTTCAGACCCCGGGAGGTCAGGAGATTCGTGTGAACATTTGCacgtgcgtgtacacacacacacacacacacacacacacacacacacacagacaccagtGAATCAATGGCAAAGTCAGTGAACACAAGTTTTAACTCAGGTTTAGTATTTGTGAAAACTTCATCCTTCTACTCTTGATTTAAATTGTCAATACTCTTCTCCACCCTGTAAGCTCTAGAGTTCTTTTGacatcacactttttttttcccctctgaaatTAGACAGCAGGCCTTTGGAATACTATATGGGACAATTCCAGTTCTTGGCTCCTTCCACCCCACTCCAAATAACCAGCTTTTTCTGGGTTTTATGATGTCTTGATCCACATGGGAGTTTTGCATGCATTTGAACTCCTCCACGTTTCTAACGTATTTgctgttttaaagtttaaaaccTGCCATCCATGCTGTTTTGTGATCTCATTTCTGCCTCTGCCAGATGTGACTCACACACAGCCGTGTCCGGTGACTGCCCCCCTCCTGTCCACACCAGTGGAACCCATTCTTTCTTTTGCCCACTCATGGGCACAATGGCACCGTTAATTCCTGCCTTACTTTCTCCCTTTCCTACCATAAAATTGCCCTTTTGGCTCATTGGACACTGCCCTGCTGGCCATATTGTATTCCAGTGACAGAGGGTGATTCTATTCTTCTTGAGTTGGGTAACTGAGTGATTCAGAATACCTTAAGATTAAATCTGTCTCTTAGtctctctcttttattcctttcagTTTTCGAAACAAGTAGCCAGAACCCAAATACCACACTTTTGTTATGTGCAtgttttaaggtttttttaatttaaagtatcAGAGGCTCCTTCTTCACTGTCAAGTTCCACTTCATTTGAGTGGAATGGAAATACTTAAGAATGATTCTGTGATAGTCTCATTTCACTCCTACAtaggcatatttttcttttattcccatcttcacatatttttgatttttctaaattttcctctATGTGGCTTGAGTTCAGGTTACTTAAGTTTATTACCAAAGTGAAGTAACAGCTGTTGCTACGGTAGGCTCTAAAAGCCCTGGAGTCCCAAATGTCTAGATAGTAAGCTGAAGTCATGGAGCAAAGCTGGATATTCCTTTCTACCCCTTCAGGAGCTTTGTCAACAAAAGAGGCTGGGTCAGAGAGTGTTGTCACAGAGAATGGGGTTCATGTCAGCAAACATTCACTGagctgtaaaaataaaactgcttttgtaGACACTCTCCCTTGGAACTAACTACATCCTACCTTACAGGAACTCTGAACTTGCCCTAGAGATCAGGCATGCATTTTGTGAAGTATTATGAGTCATGTGGTGCTGCCTGTTagaaacagagggaagagaaaggcaagCCCAAGTCCTGCTGGGGGGAAAGGAGATACTCTTTTGTCTAAGAATTACTACCACCCAAAGAGCCCCCTATTCTATTGTGCAGACAATATGTGAGGTTTCAACCTCATCACAGAACttcataaaatttttttgtatctcCCCAGTTTTCAACCGTGTTAAGACGAAAATTCATATTTTGCTAAATGGTTTTCCATTCTGTTCATTTGGTATGCTTTTTCCTGTTTAGATTTTGGTCCAGCGGGCTGCTGTGATCTTTaacattcaggaaaatattttccatgttatttctACGCAGAGAAGTTGTTTCATTTCCCATTTTAACCCTCCTACCACCATTTTGATAAACTTGACCCTTCTTAGGTTTCCAGCAtagtttctttctcctcctttctatTTCCAGGTTGTGGCCATCAATTCTATATTTGGTCAAAAAGGGTGCTTGCATTTTGCACATTTAATGGGACCATCTGCTTTCAGTTATCTGCAGTAATAGGGTCAGTGAGAATGGGGTAATTGGAACTGATAAATACATCTAGCTAATACTAGTAGTTTCAACTGCCTCCCGATTCCATCTCCTTTGCTAGAACCACGGACAGAAAAATCAGCTGCTTCtctgttctcattttattttccctgtccATCAGGCAATGAGGATGGTAATGAATAACAAAGTGACTAAAAAGATGGcaagaatgagaaaattaaggagGATGGAGAATCAGTGGTGTGCTGAGTGCTCCTGAGAGCCAATTGTTAAATACTTAGGGATTTTGTGAGCTAAATCATTATGAGTAAATATTGGTAGATGGAAATCAAGCCATAgcaggagtatttacaccacaggaaCTGGCAGACCTACAAATTAAGcgtccctcccccgcccccacaacAGCTGGTTTAACAACACACTACTGAGCTAGGTAATGGTTTATTTGTATCCTCCTTTGTATTAAGCTCAGTGTTTAGAATAGAGTACGAATAAACAATGAGGaatgaactttttttaaaaaaaaaatatgtgtgccAGTCCTGTATTGGGCTACACTGCCTTCTGTTGGTAGATCTGCCAGTCTCCTAGTTCAGCGTCTTTTCCTAGTTACACAGTCATATCTGCAGATGTCCTTTCAATGTTATTAGTAAGGAGGGATAGGACGTTCTCAAAGTCATATAACTAGTGTTTAAAACAACTCTTCTAGCTCCGAATACCAGGATCTCTTATCGTtttatttagtttcctttttcctttcctcccttcgtTCTCATttgctttcctccctcctctctcgtTTTTTctgccaacatttattgagtgcctactcttATTAAACAGGAATACAAAAGAGTAAAACATGTTCTTGCATTAAAGGAGCTCTTATAGTCCATGGGAAtggatggagaagagaggaacTAGCATTTATTAAACGATCTAATATGTTCTTTACCTTACATTGTCATTTCATTTAACCCTTGCAACAAACTGGTAAGGTATGTATTTCCccagttattaaaaatgaaactgaggcttggggagagAAAATATCCTGCCCAGTAAGTGGTGAAGACATGGTTCAAACCCAGGTTTTTGCTGGGCTCTACATCTCAAGATACCACATTACGCAGGAGCTTTAACTAGATGAGCAGTTTGTTGTAAAATGCAGTGATTAAGGCAGTGTGGACAAGGTGCCATCAACCTGCCTCGTGGGGTAAAGATTAAAGGGCAGAAAATCCTCCTGGTGAAGAAGGTCTTTCTGCAGAAAGGTTGAAGAGGAGGCTAGAGGTGAGCAGGGGCTTATCTGGTCAGCCTGGCAGCACAGCTTGGAAGTTATCCAGAGGGCAAtgaataaaagctttttaaaatagggGAGTAACGGAACTAGGTTTGTGCTTTATATCATCTCTTTGGAGGCCCTTTGGAAAATGGCTTGGGAGAAAGCAAGAGTGGAGTTAAGGAGACTGGTTAGATGTGAACTGCTAGGCGTGAAGGGATGGGGAGGAGGCCGAGGAGGGGCCCGGACAGACGTTACTCTCCTTGTCTGCAGGCTGCCATTTGCGCTGGAGTTTGGGGCTTTGGGTCTCATGCTTCCCCTTCAAGGCCAGCTTCCACACCGGGCAAGTTGAAGGTAACCGGCAGATTCTGTTCCCAGGAATGTGGAAGAGGTGATGCAGTGGGCAGAGCCTTGAACTAGGAATCGGAAAACTTGGGGTCCACTTCTGCTTGTTTGACATCGGGCCACATACTGACTCTCCTAGGGCCTCAGGtatcccatctgtaaaataaggagcTTGGCACCTTCATGCTTTGGGGTTATTCCAGTGAGGTACCTCGTGTGCCCAGATGTGAGAGCAATCTCTGACACCATAGTGGGGGTGGCCAGAGGAGAGGCAAGCGCCATGTTTCTGGGGAGTCTCAGCTTTAACTTGAGCTGTAATGTAGATTTTGCCTTGATGCCATAatatagtctcatttattttgaaaaaataacttcCTCTTAACTCCGGACTTTTTCACCGCTGGAATCAGTTGACTCCATTTTTATTCTGGTTAAAAGAATTTTCTATTTTCGTCTGGCTGTGGATCTTTGAGCACTACCCTCTAATCAAAGAGTTTGGACTTGGGTTTTTAGATCTTGGTTCTGATGGAGAAACAGGAATCTGGTTTGTATCAGCCATTATCACAGTAACTCTTTGGATGAATTTTCATTATCAAGGGACCTGGAGGACTGTCTGCTCTGCTCCCTGGCCAATATAATAGGTGTGATCCCAGACAATTGTGGGCAAATGCTATGTTTTCGCAAgtcatttttcccatttattaatACATATGTTGTTCTCATTTCAGATTAATCCTCAATAGACAGGGATGccactgagttttatttttacttttctctgtcAAACAATTCatagagagaagggaacaggagtggtggagaggagagaggaggaggacaACAAAACCTggaaagtaccgtgtttccccgaaaataagacctaaccagaaaataagccctagcatgatttttcaggaggacatcccctgaacataaaccctaatggatcttttggagcaaaaattattataagatccggtcttattttcagggaaacacggtactaaggGAATTCTTGGATTCTTTGGTAAAATGAAAAGTATCTTAGAGCATAAATGATCCTGCCTTAATCTCTCCATCTTGCGTATTTGTATTTTCCTGGATCTGTTTTTCAGTGAGGCACACACTGATCTTGGGGCACACCCTAGGAGGGTGGGTGTGTGCATACCTCATAGGCAGAGGCA contains:
- the SOCS2 gene encoding suppressor of cytokine signaling 2; translated protein: MTLRCLEPSGNGAEGTRSQWGTAGSAEEPSPESARLAKALRELSQTGWYWGSMTVNEAKEKLKEAPEGTFLIRDSSHSDYLLTISVKTSAGPTNLRIEYHDGKFRLDSIICVKSKLKQFDSVVHLIDYYVQMCKDKRTGPEAPRNGTVHLYLTKPLYASAPPLQHLCRLTINKCTATIWGLPLPTRLKDYLEEYKFQV